TCGGGGAAAGTCTCTAAATTAGGCGAATTAAGAACATGTAAATGGCGGTACCACCGCCAATACTTAAAAGCGTATTGTTTTTCCAAAGGTGAAGTAAGGCGGTGAGACCTACTCCACATAGTTCTGGGAAACCGTAAGGATAGCTTGTTAGAGTGATGTCTTTTAAACAATAGATAATTAGCATGCCGATAATGGCATTGGGAAGTAAGGCACCTAAATATTCAACATATTGAGGTGTCTCTTTTTTTTCAGGGAAAATTAAAAATGGTAGTAAGCGGGTTAAAAGGGTAGTGCCGGCGATAATTAACCAAAAAACAATTTTCATTTTAGTTTTCCCTCA
This portion of the Clostridia bacterium genome encodes:
- a CDS encoding branched-chain amino acid transporter AzlD; this translates as MKIVFWLIIAGTTLLTRLLPFLIFPEKKETPQYVEYLGALLPNAIIGMLIIYCLKDITLTSYPYGFPELCGVGLTALLHLWKNNTLLSIGGGTAIYMFLIRLI